The following are encoded in a window of Staphylococcus piscifermentans genomic DNA:
- a CDS encoding DUF2871 domain-containing protein produces the protein MRRILYTFLTYTIIGLLSGVYYRELTKAYDFTGDTQLVVVHTHTLMLGMFMFLILIVFEKLFQLSKYYLFNWFYYVYNIGVVVTVGMMATKGTMQVVGAHVSPGLAGIAGLGHMTLSAGFIILFFLLKKAILTDPIDGKPSKK, from the coding sequence ATGCGCAGAATACTATATACATTTTTGACTTATACCATTATCGGTTTATTAAGCGGCGTTTATTATCGTGAACTGACAAAGGCTTATGATTTTACGGGCGATACACAACTTGTCGTGGTACATACGCACACTTTAATGCTAGGTATGTTTATGTTCTTGATATTAATTGTCTTTGAAAAACTTTTCCAACTAAGTAAATATTATTTATTCAATTGGTTCTATTATGTTTATAACATTGGAGTTGTAGTAACAGTCGGTATGATGGCGACTAAAGGAACAATGCAAGTAGTTGGAGCACATGTGTCACCAGGACTTGCAGGTATCGCAGGACTTGGGCACATGACATTATCTGCAGGCTTCATCATTTTATTCTTCTTATTGAAGAAAGCCATTTTAACAGATCCGATTGATGGTAAACCATCGAAAAAATAA
- a CDS encoding cation:dicarboxylate symporter family transporter, protein MALFKRKISLPMQVMIALVLGVVVGLLLYGHKDVANYIQPLGDIFLNLIKMIVIPVVFCSLALSISGVGESKTVGRYGLKTIVYFEIITTIAIALGVLFANLFKPGTGLDPAKLPKGDISKYESSAHAAEHSTYGNHFIDTIVNIIPTNFFEALSKGELLPIIFFAVFFGLGIAAIGEKGKPVKDFLSGVLEATFWMINKILKLAPLGVFAFICVTIMTFGASALIPLLKLVLVVVGAMVFFVVVVLGIVAKMVGSSVFDIIKVLKSEILLAFSTSSSEAVLPVMMQKMERFGSPKDITSFVIPIGYTFNLDGSALYQSIAALFVAQMYGIHLSLPQQLVLIFTLMITSKGMAAVPGTSIVVLLTTLGSMGLPAAGLALIIGVDRILDMVRTCVNVVGNALSTVVIAKWEGVFDKEQNKDYLNSI, encoded by the coding sequence ATGGCTTTATTTAAGCGAAAAATTAGTTTACCAATGCAGGTTATGATTGCACTGGTTCTTGGCGTTGTTGTAGGACTATTATTATATGGACATAAAGATGTTGCGAACTATATCCAACCGCTTGGTGACATATTTTTAAACTTAATTAAAATGATTGTCATTCCGGTCGTGTTTTGTTCACTAGCACTATCTATTTCAGGTGTAGGTGAATCTAAAACAGTAGGACGCTATGGTTTGAAAACAATTGTGTATTTTGAGATTATAACGACTATCGCAATTGCTTTAGGTGTTTTGTTTGCGAATTTATTTAAACCGGGGACGGGCTTAGATCCTGCAAAATTACCTAAAGGTGATATTTCGAAGTATGAATCATCAGCACATGCAGCTGAACATTCTACATACGGTAATCATTTTATTGATACGATTGTAAATATTATTCCAACCAACTTTTTCGAAGCATTATCTAAAGGTGAATTGCTTCCGATTATCTTCTTCGCAGTATTCTTTGGTTTAGGAATTGCGGCTATCGGTGAAAAAGGAAAACCCGTTAAAGATTTCTTAAGCGGTGTGTTGGAAGCGACATTCTGGATGATCAATAAAATCTTAAAACTCGCTCCACTCGGCGTGTTTGCATTTATTTGTGTAACAATAATGACATTTGGTGCCTCAGCATTAATTCCATTATTGAAACTTGTCCTTGTAGTAGTCGGCGCAATGGTATTTTTTGTAGTCGTGGTACTAGGAATTGTTGCAAAAATGGTAGGCTCAAGTGTATTTGATATTATAAAAGTATTGAAAAGTGAAATCTTACTGGCATTTTCAACATCAAGTTCTGAAGCAGTATTACCAGTAATGATGCAGAAAATGGAAAGATTTGGCTCACCAAAAGATATTACATCTTTTGTTATCCCGATTGGTTATACTTTCAACTTAGACGGATCAGCTTTGTACCAATCAATTGCAGCATTATTCGTGGCACAAATGTATGGTATTCATTTAAGTTTACCTCAACAATTAGTCTTGATCTTTACTTTAATGATTACTTCAAAAGGTATGGCAGCCGTGCCAGGAACTTCTATTGTTGTTTTATTAACGACATTAGGTTCAATGGGCTTGCCGGCAGCCGGGCTTGCACTGATCATCGGTGTTGACCGTATACTAGATATGGTACGTACTTGTGTTAACGTAGTAGGTAACGCTTTATCTACTGTTGTAATTGCTAAATGGGAAGGCGTATTTGATAAAGAACAAAACAAAGATTATTTAAATTCCATTTAA
- a CDS encoding MarR family winged helix-turn-helix transcriptional regulator, with translation MHENNSFLEKQLCFLFYVSSKEIIKRYSPYLKKFDLTYTGYIVLLALEPHETLNIKTLGQRIYLDSGTLTPLLKKLEKKALVTRTREADDERNLKVALTQQGVGVRQETSQISKEVFNGLDVSLEDAKTIKSILSKFIADNFSKE, from the coding sequence TTGCATGAGAATAACAGTTTTCTAGAAAAACAATTATGTTTTTTATTCTATGTGTCATCTAAAGAGATTATCAAACGCTATAGCCCTTACCTCAAGAAATTTGATTTGACTTATACTGGCTATATTGTACTTCTAGCATTAGAACCCCATGAAACTTTGAATATTAAAACTTTAGGCCAACGTATTTATTTAGATTCAGGTACTTTAACTCCCCTTTTAAAAAAGCTTGAAAAGAAAGCGCTTGTTACGAGAACCAGAGAAGCAGATGATGAACGTAACTTGAAAGTGGCGCTGACTCAACAAGGTGTGGGAGTACGCCAGGAAACTTCACAGATTTCAAAAGAAGTTTTCAATGGTTTAGATGTATCGCTAGAGGATGCTAAAACAATTAAATCTATCCTTTCTAAATTTATTGCCGATAACTTTTCAAAAGAATAG
- a CDS encoding Hsp20/alpha crystallin family protein, translating to MPFESKPTDLFKEFGRQFIDQIPTINPVKTDISEKNNQYILKADLPGFEKKDINLSYNEGTLTISAKRSIESRTEDEEGRVIQRERSDNSVKREFSFSNIKSDEISAHYRDGVLTVTLPKRTEDTSASSNISID from the coding sequence ATGCCTTTCGAAAGTAAACCGACAGATTTATTCAAAGAATTCGGACGTCAATTTATAGATCAAATTCCTACAATCAATCCAGTTAAAACAGATATCAGCGAAAAAAATAATCAATATATCTTGAAAGCAGACTTACCTGGCTTTGAAAAGAAAGATATTAACCTTTCTTATAATGAAGGAACTTTGACTATTAGTGCCAAACGTTCAATTGAAAGCCGTACTGAAGATGAAGAAGGCCGTGTAATTCAAAGAGAACGTAGTGATAACAGCGTTAAACGTGAATTTTCATTCAGCAATATTAAAAGCGATGAAATCAGCGCACACTATAGAGACGGCGTGTTGACAGTAACATTGCCTAAACGTACTGAAGATACTTCAGCAAGTTCTAACATTTCAATTGATTAA
- a CDS encoding MarR family winged helix-turn-helix transcriptional regulator encodes MATTIQYLLRMISNEMKMKADRLLEPYGITQEQAQILRFIFEHEDKAITQNDFLETFQLKGATVSSTLTSLKKKKLIEHYVDEEDTRKKLVGLSRTAYKEVRDIIEILNKVESAIFDGIPEADRAALKSILMTMHDNLQELDEM; translated from the coding sequence ATGGCCACTACAATTCAATACTTACTCAGAATGATTTCAAATGAAATGAAGATGAAAGCCGATCGTCTTTTAGAACCTTATGGGATTACACAAGAGCAAGCTCAAATCTTGCGCTTTATTTTTGAACATGAAGATAAAGCAATCACGCAGAATGATTTCTTAGAAACCTTCCAACTTAAAGGAGCTACTGTCAGCAGCACTTTGACGAGTTTGAAAAAGAAAAAACTGATAGAGCACTATGTAGATGAAGAGGACACCAGAAAGAAATTAGTCGGGCTCAGCCGAACAGCTTATAAAGAAGTAAGAGATATTATTGAAATATTGAACAAAGTAGAGAGCGCGATATTTGATGGGATTCCTGAAGCGGACCGCGCCGCTTTGAAATCTATCCTGATGACCATGCACGATAATTTGCAAGAGTTGGATGAAATGTAA
- a CDS encoding EamA family transporter, with translation MAHRNQKRWPGFVLVIVGAIFWGVGGTVSQWLFENKHLPVTWFVGVRLLVSGLLLILTSFILEGKKTITIWADKKAILKLLVYALLGMLGVQYCFMATIHYGNAAVATLLQYLGPVIIILYLVATKVINFRWKEGIAVTLALSGTFLLLTNGSLATLSVPMPAIVWGLLSAFAMAFYTIYPVQLLAKWGTVNVVGWAMFIAGIFLNFLHPIWQVDTSNWDIKVLIYIFISVILGTMFAFWLFISSLNYLYPQEASVLGTIEPLTAILLSVVWLGVSFGIWQVAGVFCIVLMVIFLAVVKD, from the coding sequence ATGGCACACAGAAATCAAAAACGTTGGCCGGGATTTGTTTTAGTAATCGTAGGAGCAATATTTTGGGGAGTCGGGGGAACGGTTTCTCAATGGTTATTTGAAAACAAACATTTGCCGGTGACTTGGTTCGTGGGCGTAAGATTATTAGTATCCGGTCTGCTATTGATTCTTACTTCCTTCATTTTAGAAGGTAAGAAGACAATAACTATCTGGGCCGATAAAAAAGCCATTTTAAAATTATTGGTATATGCACTTTTAGGTATGCTAGGTGTGCAATATTGTTTCATGGCAACGATTCATTACGGGAATGCAGCTGTAGCGACATTGTTGCAATATCTAGGGCCGGTCATCATCATCTTATATCTTGTGGCTACTAAAGTGATTAATTTCAGATGGAAAGAAGGTATCGCAGTTACCTTAGCATTAAGTGGTACTTTCTTGTTATTAACAAATGGTTCTTTAGCAACTTTATCAGTTCCTATGCCAGCGATTGTCTGGGGACTGTTATCAGCGTTTGCTATGGCCTTTTATACTATTTACCCTGTGCAGCTTCTAGCAAAATGGGGAACTGTCAATGTAGTAGGTTGGGCCATGTTCATCGCAGGTATTTTCTTAAATTTCTTGCACCCAATTTGGCAAGTAGACACCTCCAATTGGGATATTAAAGTATTAATTTATATTTTCATATCAGTTATTTTAGGAACAATGTTTGCCTTTTGGCTGTTCATTTCTAGTTTGAATTACCTTTACCCTCAAGAAGCCAGTGTGTTAGGAACAATCGAACCGTTAACTGCGATTTTGCTATCAGTAGTATGGTTAGGTGTTTCATTCGGTATCTGGCAAGTTGCAGGCGTATTTTGTATCGTCTTGATGGTCATATTCTTGGCAGTCGTCAAAGATTAG
- a CDS encoding LOG family protein gives MNIIVYCGASEGNNTLYSTAAESLGKWMAAQDYGLVFGGGKVGLMGKLADTVIAEDGHAIGVMPQFLADREIAHQGLDELIIVDTMAERKAAMLEKGDVCLALPGGPGTLEEITEMVSWTRIGQNPNPCVFWNVNGYYNKIEAFYNQMVEEGFLTQTDRDLICFTDSYNELNQFIEKYHTPNIRRY, from the coding sequence ATGAACATCATCGTATATTGCGGCGCCAGCGAGGGAAACAATACCCTATATTCCACAGCTGCAGAATCTCTTGGCAAATGGATGGCAGCACAAGATTATGGTTTGGTTTTTGGCGGAGGAAAAGTAGGGCTGATGGGCAAACTAGCTGATACTGTCATAGCAGAAGACGGGCATGCTATCGGCGTTATGCCGCAGTTTTTAGCAGATCGTGAAATTGCACATCAAGGATTAGATGAACTTATCATTGTCGATACCATGGCAGAGCGTAAAGCAGCAATGTTAGAAAAGGGAGATGTGTGCTTAGCTTTACCAGGCGGGCCAGGCACATTAGAGGAAATTACAGAAATGGTGTCTTGGACACGCATCGGACAAAATCCTAATCCGTGTGTCTTTTGGAATGTGAACGGTTACTATAACAAGATAGAGGCGTTTTACAATCAAATGGTAGAGGAAGGATTCCTAACGCAAACTGATCGTGACTTAATTTGCTTCACCGATAGCTATAATGAATTAAACCAATTTATTGAAAAATACCATACTCCCAATATTCGCCGATACTAA
- a CDS encoding NAD(P)/FAD-dependent oxidoreductase, which produces MKDVTIIGGGPAGLYASFYAGLRGMSVRLIDVQDKLGGKMQLYPEKIIWDIGGIAPKPCYQIIEDMIEQGLHFQPEVNLETRVTNIEKLGERHFKITTDNDESFESKSVIIAVGGGIINPKPLDIKDAERYQISNLHYVVQKLSRFAGKKVVISGAGNAALDWACDIAPYAESVRLVYRKDKMKGYEGTQAKLCDRDVILHPNSQITALIGDDQHEKIKEIVLENSETGEAETIPVDEVIISHGFDIENPLLEEAATQLEMENEYQIKGQGNTQTSIEGIFACGDIIHHGAKAHLIASAFSDAGNAANLAKLYIEPEAAEEGYVSSHNEIFKEDNKEIIEKYNQE; this is translated from the coding sequence ATGAAAGATGTAACTATCATCGGCGGCGGACCTGCAGGCTTATATGCCAGTTTCTATGCAGGATTGCGTGGTATGTCGGTGCGTTTAATAGATGTTCAAGATAAATTAGGCGGCAAAATGCAGCTCTATCCTGAAAAAATCATTTGGGATATCGGCGGCATTGCTCCGAAACCGTGTTACCAAATTATTGAAGATATGATTGAACAAGGTTTGCATTTTCAACCGGAAGTCAATTTAGAAACGCGTGTGACGAATATTGAAAAATTAGGTGAACGTCATTTCAAAATTACGACGGATAATGACGAATCATTCGAATCCAAGTCCGTCATTATTGCGGTAGGTGGCGGGATTATTAATCCGAAACCGCTCGATATTAAAGATGCTGAACGTTATCAAATTTCGAACTTGCATTACGTTGTGCAGAAACTTTCACGCTTTGCTGGGAAAAAAGTAGTGATTTCCGGCGCTGGTAATGCAGCACTTGACTGGGCTTGTGATATCGCACCTTATGCTGAAAGTGTGAGACTGGTTTATCGTAAAGATAAAATGAAAGGTTATGAGGGGACTCAAGCTAAATTATGTGATAGGGACGTCATTCTGCATCCTAACTCTCAAATTACAGCACTTATCGGTGATGATCAGCATGAAAAAATCAAAGAAATCGTGCTCGAGAATAGTGAAACAGGTGAGGCAGAGACAATCCCTGTTGATGAAGTGATTATCAGTCATGGTTTTGATATTGAAAATCCATTATTAGAAGAAGCTGCAACACAATTAGAAATGGAAAATGAATATCAAATAAAAGGGCAAGGGAATACACAGACAAGCATTGAGGGCATCTTTGCATGCGGTGATATCATTCATCATGGAGCCAAAGCACATTTGATTGCAAGTGCCTTTAGTGATGCAGGAAATGCGGCGAACTTAGCGAAGCTCTATATTGAGCCTGAAGCAGCTGAAGAGGGATATGTATCCAGCCACAATGAAATATTCAAAGAAGACAATAAAGAGATTATTGAAAAATATAATCAAGAATAA
- a CDS encoding DUF4889 domain-containing protein, whose product MKNKKALGFTLIGIMVVICVVLVIMMMSSGKKDTYYGIMKDNHTVEKMVREKDQKVEKDVHIKTDDNFKPEKGQFVMLVKKEGSDDFSKKKVVKHDDIPHGLMMKIHDMKNMDMSH is encoded by the coding sequence ATGAAAAATAAAAAAGCTTTAGGCTTTACTTTAATCGGCATAATGGTAGTCATTTGTGTTGTTTTAGTCATTATGATGATGTCTTCAGGTAAAAAAGATACATATTACGGTATCATGAAAGACAATCATACTGTAGAAAAAATGGTACGTGAAAAAGACCAAAAAGTTGAAAAAGATGTACACATCAAAACTGATGACAATTTCAAACCTGAAAAAGGTCAATTCGTAATGTTAGTTAAAAAAGAAGGCTCTGATGATTTCAGTAAGAAAAAAGTTGTGAAACATGATGATATTCCTCATGGCTTGATGATGAAAATTCATGACATGAAGAATATGGATATGAGCCATTAA
- the glcP gene encoding glucose transporter GlcP — MGKNFNKSLIFFLGALGGLLYGYDMGIISGALLFIGKDIHLTSGTEGLVVSSMLIGAIAGSALSGPASDKLGRRRVVFIIAIVYIVGALVLALAPSMPVLVIGRIVIGLAVGGSTAIVPVYLSEMAPTDSRGSLSSLNQLMITIGILSSYLINYAFSGIEGWRWMLGLAVIPSLILLIGVAFMPESPRWLLEHRGEKAARKVMAMTFPANEIDKEIAEMKEINAISESTWNVLKSPWLRPTLIIGSVFALFQQIIGINAIIYYAPKIFTKAGLGDSASILGTVGIGTVNVLVTIVAIMIIDKIDRKKLLVIGNIGMVASLVIMAILIWSMGVQSSAWVSIICLTIFIIFFGISWGPVLWVMLPELFPMRARGAATGIAALVLSIGSLLVAQFFPMLTAVMPTQGVFLIFAVVGIGALFFVVKYLPETRGRSLEEIEAELRARTSATSADLDRHK; from the coding sequence ATGGGGAAAAATTTTAACAAAAGCCTCATCTTTTTCCTAGGCGCATTAGGCGGTTTATTATACGGCTATGATATGGGAATCATCTCAGGCGCACTGTTATTTATCGGAAAAGATATTCACTTAACAAGTGGAACCGAAGGACTTGTCGTATCATCTATGTTAATTGGTGCGATTGCTGGTTCTGCTTTGAGTGGCCCTGCTTCTGATAAACTCGGTCGCCGTCGCGTCGTATTTATTATCGCTATTGTTTATATCGTTGGTGCTTTGGTTTTAGCACTCGCACCTTCTATGCCGGTCTTAGTCATCGGACGTATTGTAATCGGACTTGCAGTCGGCGGTTCTACAGCCATTGTACCGGTTTACTTATCAGAAATGGCACCGACAGATTCACGTGGTTCACTAAGTTCCTTGAACCAATTGATGATTACTATCGGTATTTTATCTTCATATTTGATCAACTATGCATTTTCAGGTATCGAAGGATGGAGATGGATGCTTGGATTAGCTGTTATCCCATCTTTAATTTTATTAATCGGTGTAGCCTTTATGCCGGAAAGTCCAAGATGGCTGCTTGAACACCGAGGTGAAAAAGCAGCACGTAAAGTCATGGCAATGACTTTCCCAGCCAATGAAATCGACAAAGAGATTGCAGAAATGAAAGAAATCAATGCAATTTCTGAAAGTACTTGGAATGTATTGAAATCACCTTGGTTACGCCCAACGTTAATTATCGGTAGTGTCTTTGCCTTGTTCCAACAAATTATTGGTATTAATGCCATTATTTACTACGCACCGAAAATCTTTACTAAAGCTGGATTAGGAGATTCCGCTTCTATTCTGGGTACAGTAGGTATCGGTACAGTGAACGTGTTAGTTACTATCGTGGCAATTATGATTATTGATAAAATTGACCGTAAAAAATTATTGGTGATTGGAAATATTGGTATGGTCGCTTCATTAGTAATCATGGCTATTTTAATCTGGTCTATGGGTGTGCAATCATCTGCATGGGTCAGCATTATCTGCTTAACGATCTTTATTATTTTCTTCGGAATTTCATGGGGACCTGTATTATGGGTAATGTTGCCAGAATTATTCCCAATGCGTGCACGTGGTGCAGCAACAGGTATTGCAGCCTTAGTCCTTTCAATCGGAAGTCTATTAGTTGCGCAATTCTTCCCTATGTTAACAGCAGTAATGCCGACACAAGGTGTATTCTTAATCTTTGCTGTGGTTGGTATCGGCGCACTCTTCTTCGTGGTAAAATACTTGCCTGAAACACGCGGACGCAGCTTAGAAGAAATCGAAGCAGAATTACGCGCACGTACTTCTGCCACTTCAGCTGATTTAGATCGCCATAAATAA
- a CDS encoding NADPH:quinone oxidoreductase family protein yields MTETFQAYFAEKKDGKVTSSFKNLPFNELDNGDVLVRVDYTSINFKDALAAVKGAGVVKEYPIIPGIDLAGTVVESDSSAYKPGDKVIVTSYDLGVTHHGGFSEYARVKEEWVVALPKGLTLEEAMIYGTAGYTAALAIQKLEDNGLTVEGAPVLVRGASGGVGSLAVMMLSNIGYKVVASTGNDSAATYLKSLGAKEIIPRLEETSDKPLGKREWQAVIDPVGGSHVGDILKHLHIRGSMALIGNTDGIAFDTTVLPFILRGNNLLGVDSVETPMLLRKQIWRRLATDLKPEQLHTIKNSVNFKDLPEAIDKVLSHQVTGRYVVKVSEE; encoded by the coding sequence ATGACAGAGACATTCCAAGCTTATTTTGCGGAAAAGAAAGATGGGAAAGTGACTTCTTCCTTTAAGAATTTACCTTTCAATGAATTAGACAATGGCGATGTGCTGGTACGCGTCGATTATACAAGCATTAATTTTAAAGATGCCTTAGCAGCAGTCAAAGGTGCAGGTGTGGTAAAAGAATATCCGATTATTCCAGGAATTGATTTAGCCGGAACTGTAGTAGAATCTGATTCTTCTGCCTATAAACCTGGAGATAAAGTGATTGTGACAAGTTATGATTTGGGGGTTACACATCACGGCGGTTTCAGTGAATATGCGCGTGTAAAAGAAGAATGGGTTGTAGCGCTTCCTAAAGGGTTGACTTTAGAAGAAGCTATGATTTATGGCACAGCCGGCTATACAGCTGCGCTAGCGATTCAGAAATTAGAAGATAATGGATTAACTGTTGAAGGTGCGCCTGTTTTAGTTCGAGGCGCGAGCGGCGGTGTCGGCAGTTTAGCGGTAATGATGTTGAGCAATATCGGTTATAAAGTAGTAGCAAGCACGGGCAACGACAGTGCTGCAACTTACTTAAAATCGCTAGGCGCGAAAGAAATCATTCCGCGTTTGGAAGAGACTTCCGATAAACCGCTTGGCAAACGCGAATGGCAAGCGGTAATTGATCCAGTCGGCGGCAGTCATGTCGGGGATATCTTGAAACACTTGCATATCAGAGGCAGCATGGCTTTAATCGGTAATACTGACGGCATCGCATTCGATACCACTGTTCTGCCGTTTATTTTACGCGGTAATAACTTGTTAGGTGTGGACTCAGTGGAAACACCGATGTTGTTACGCAAACAAATTTGGCGTCGCTTAGCAACAGACTTGAAACCTGAACAGCTGCACACAATCAAAAATAGTGTTAATTTCAAAGACTTGCCTGAAGCCATTGATAAGGTATTATCCCATCAAGTGACTGGGCGCTATGTCGTTAAAGTAAGCGAAGAATAA
- a CDS encoding magnesium transporter CorA family protein has translation MITAYKHNIHQDIHTTSLKEGLWINMIEPSREEVENMIEDFNIPEDFLKDPLDADESARVEFDDETGYSLIIIDIPIVNKNNHKILSFMTIPLGIVIGHGRLITVCDHDVDFLEAFTKPGNNLHYRSQLALNILLTVSNHYNRNLRLLNKSRLRIERDLKKSVTNKQLYNLMEVEKSLVYFLAALKGNEDVFKRLFKLPPIKRFEEDEDLIEDLFVETNQAIETTELHTRILESITTSYESLLSNDMNTIMKTLTLFTVFLTLPTLVFSFFGMNVPLPINDHSPVSWIVTLCISMILVAIVFILLWRRGKL, from the coding sequence ATGATTACTGCATATAAACATAATATTCATCAAGATATTCACACAACTTCCTTAAAAGAAGGCTTATGGATCAATATGATTGAGCCTAGTCGTGAAGAAGTAGAAAATATGATTGAGGACTTTAACATTCCTGAAGATTTTCTGAAAGACCCTTTAGATGCGGATGAAAGTGCCCGTGTTGAGTTCGATGATGAAACCGGCTATTCTTTGATTATTATCGATATTCCTATTGTAAATAAAAATAATCATAAAATCTTATCCTTTATGACTATTCCATTAGGGATTGTCATTGGTCATGGCCGCCTGATAACAGTGTGCGATCATGATGTTGATTTCTTAGAAGCTTTTACAAAGCCTGGCAATAATCTGCATTATCGCAGTCAACTTGCTTTGAATATTCTGCTCACAGTTTCTAATCATTACAATAGAAATTTACGCTTATTGAATAAATCACGTTTGCGTATTGAACGTGACTTGAAGAAATCGGTGACTAATAAACAACTTTATAATTTGATGGAAGTTGAGAAAAGTCTGGTTTACTTTTTAGCAGCGCTCAAAGGTAATGAAGATGTCTTTAAAAGACTCTTTAAATTGCCTCCAATCAAGCGTTTTGAAGAAGATGAAGATTTAATCGAGGACTTGTTTGTCGAAACGAACCAAGCGATTGAAACGACAGAATTGCACACACGTATCTTAGAAAGTATCACGACATCTTATGAATCACTCTTGTCGAACGATATGAACACGATTATGAAAACTTTGACGCTCTTTACAGTTTTCCTTACTCTGCCGACATTAGTCTTCAGTTTCTTCGGAATGAACGTGCCGTTACCGATTAATGACCATAGTCCAGTCTCTTGGATAGTCACATTATGTATTTCAATGATTCTAGTAGCTATTGTCTTCATTCTCTTATGGAGACGAGGCAAACTTTGA
- a CDS encoding DUF3139 domain-containing protein, with product MMKKKRILPLILILIGSLILATLFFFGLKIYQGHQNLKLIDQYITEHHLESKITSEKKKFNAKDGVYYKEVVFKDEPDKTYVIQPMGTSRGLFAQAFDTQTKKHLKKAKHNFFDDNYKLK from the coding sequence ATTATGAAGAAGAAAAGAATTTTACCGCTTATATTAATTTTAATCGGCTCACTTATATTAGCGACCCTATTCTTTTTTGGATTAAAGATATATCAAGGACATCAAAATTTGAAGTTGATTGATCAATATATTACTGAGCATCATTTAGAATCTAAGATCACTTCAGAGAAAAAGAAATTTAATGCAAAAGACGGCGTTTATTATAAAGAAGTAGTCTTTAAAGACGAGCCTGATAAAACATATGTAATCCAACCGATGGGTACATCAAGAGGGTTATTCGCTCAAGCTTTCGATACCCAAACTAAGAAACATCTGAAAAAAGCAAAACATAATTTCTTTGATGACAATTATAAGCTTAAATAA